A window of the Brassica napus cultivar Da-Ae chromosome C5, Da-Ae, whole genome shotgun sequence genome harbors these coding sequences:
- the BNAA05G21000D gene encoding uncharacterized protein BNAA05G21000D: MANTVEQDAMYPSFVDARISFSNDFADSDHLTLHQTISSRKDQMKYKEAPVSSDFKFNVENYGFISAADEIFFGGVLLPLEKTRQRKVTTLREELSVQDSDCTNSKGSRNWWKLGLSNPKKIHSKNNNNNFHLPHKSQNCLASILESDD, translated from the exons ATGGCTAATACTGTAGAACAAGACGCAATGTATCCATCCTTTGTAGACGCAAGAATTTCATTCTCCAATGATTTTGCAGACAGTGATCATCTGACGCTTCATCAGACAATTTCATCAAGAAAGGATCAGATGAAGTACAAGGAAGCTCCTGTTTCGTCTGATTTCAAATTCAATGTCGAAAACTACGGTTTTATATCTGCGGCTGATGAGATCTTCTTTGGTGGAGTTTTGTTGCCATTGGAGAAGACTCGTCAGCGAAAAGTGACCACACTTAGAGAAGAGCTAAGCGTTCAAGATTCTGACTGTACGAACTCAAAGGGATCTCGTAATTGGTGGAAACTAGGTCTAAGTAATCCCAAGAAAATTCACtccaagaacaacaacaacaacttccACCTTCCCCACAAATCTCAG AATTGTCTTGCGAGTATATTGGAATCTGATGACTGA